From the Vanessa cardui chromosome 18, ilVanCard2.1, whole genome shotgun sequence genome, one window contains:
- the LOC124537634 gene encoding prostaglandin reductase 1-like, whose translation MVKARKYVVKKYFEGVPKRSDYELIEYELPPLKDGEIMVKTEWISVDPCLRIYHRVHPLPYDQFSYQVGIVEQSKDPKHPVGTRIVSHEGWRDYAVIDMTKKASNNNLDAKYKLPDLNGMSPSIAIGTVGMPGISAYFAFLEVCQPKAGETVVITGAAGAVGSVVGQIAKIKGCKVIGFAGSDDKVKWLEKELGFDKAFNYKTADIQKELKAAAPNGVDCYFDNVGGAISSIIVGQMNKRGRVVVCGSISTYNGDPTQLPKATILQPSILANELRIEGFHVPSYLDRWPEAIEQLITWVKNGQLKPTEHVTVGFDKLFDAFVGMLAGENTGKAVVKV comes from the coding sequence AAAGGTCTGATTACGAATTAATAGAATACGAACTACCACCTCTGAAAGATGGCGAAATTATGGTCAAAACTGAGTGGATCAGCGTGGATCCCTGCTTGCGCATTTATCATCGGGTTCACCCGTTGCCGTACGACCAATTTAGTTATCAAGTTGGTATAGTTGAACAATCCAAAGACCCCAAACATCCCGTAGGAACCCGAATTGTATCCCATGAAGGGTGGCGTGACTATGCAGTGATAGATATGACAAAAAAGGCAtcgaataataatttagatgCAAAATATAAGTTACCAGATTTGAATGGCATGTCCCCGTCGATAGCTATTGGTACAGTTGGAATGCCTGGAATATCGGCTTATTTTGCATTTTTGGAAGTTTGCCAGCCCAAAGCTGGAGAAACTGTAGTTATAACCGGTGCAGCAGGAGCAGTAGGTTCTGTTGTCGGACAAATTGCTAAAATCAAAGGATGTAAAGTCATCGGTTTCGCTGGATCAGACGATAAAGTAAAATGGTTAGAGAAGGAACTCGGATTCGACAAAGCCTTTAATTATAAGACCGCCGATATCCAGAAGGAGCTTAAAGCTGCCGCACCGAATGGAGTGGATTGTTACTTTGATAACGTGGGAGGTGCAATAAGCAGTATAATTGTAGGTCAGATGAATAAAAGAGGAAGAGTAGTTGTTTGCGGCAGTATTAGCACATACAATGGGGATCCAACGCAACTACCAAAAGCTACGATTTTACAACCATCTATCCTTGCAAATGAGCTTAGAATAGAAGGATTCCATGTACCAAGTTATCTCGACCGCTGGCCTGAGGCCATTGAACAGCTGATTACCTGGGTAAAAAATGGTCAATTAAAACCAACGGAGCATGTGACAGTCGGTTTTGACAAGCTATTCGACGCATTCGTTGGAATGTTAGCTGGAGAAAATACTGGAAAGGCTGTCGTTAAAGTGTAA